A genomic segment from Candidatus Brocadia sinica JPN1 encodes:
- a CDS encoding DUF7718 family protein, translated as MICVVGFRFAQPNLHNYLDGKKIKKELHLKLNEALNLADEDIKENWKVYQKAFLEGK; from the coding sequence ATAATCTGTGTTGTTGGGTTTCGTTTTGCTCAACCCAACCTACACAACTATCTCGATGGGAAAAAGATTAAAAAGGAACTTCATCTGAAACTCAATGAGGCATTGAATTTGGCAGATGAAGACATAAAAGAAAATTGGAAAGTTTATCAAAAGGCCTTTCTGGAGGGTAAATAA